The following are from one region of the Leeia speluncae genome:
- a CDS encoding copper chaperone PCu(A)C, protein MFFRKLCIAAALLASTTTFAHEFKAGELVIHHPWSRETMAGMNMGAVYFKIENSGSKSDSLQSVSNPEVAEKMELHTHLNEGGVMKMRPVGEVSILPKATVDFKPQSYHVMMFGVKKQMKKGDKFPVTLHFKEAGDVKVEVYVEAADSMH, encoded by the coding sequence ATGTTTTTCAGAAAACTATGTATCGCAGCAGCACTCTTAGCATCTACAACAACCTTTGCACATGAATTTAAAGCGGGTGAATTAGTGATTCATCACCCTTGGTCTAGAGAAACCATGGCGGGAATGAATATGGGAGCGGTCTATTTCAAAATAGAGAATTCAGGCAGCAAATCAGACAGTTTACAATCCGTAAGTAACCCCGAAGTTGCAGAAAAAATGGAACTACATACCCACCTAAATGAAGGTGGCGTGATGAAAATGCGCCCAGTTGGAGAGGTAAGCATCTTACCGAAAGCAACAGTAGACTTTAAACCACAAAGTTACCATGTGATGATGTTTGGCGTGAAGAAGCAGATGAAAAAAGGGGATAAATTCCCTGTAACGCTTCACTTTAAAGAAGCGGGTGATGTAAAAGTAGAAGTGTATGTAGAAGCAGCAGATAGCATGCACTAA
- a CDS encoding ATP-binding cassette domain-containing protein: MIVIKQLVLQRGQKVLLNQANATIFPGQKVGLIGRNGMGKSSLFSMFLGEFPPDQGDLSIPANWVVAHVAQETPALETSALDYTLDGDRELREVEAKLAKAEADHDGTEIAHCHDHLHAINGYSARARAGELLSGLGFKHEQLNNPVKSFSGGWRMRLNLAQALMCRSDFLLLDEPTNHLDLDTVIWLENWLTRYQGTLVLISHDRDFLDNTVTGILHLENQLLTLYTGNYADFERQRAEKLSQQQQLFDKQQREAAHLQSFIDRFRAKATKARQAQSRIKALEKMERVAAVRVESPFTFSFREPESLPHQLLSLDHVDGGYADKVILKGVNRAIVSDMRIGLIGVNGAGKSTLVKMLAGELSPLSGERKEGKGLKIGYFAQQQLEQLDPKASALLHLQRLDPQAREQELRDFLGGFLFAGDMATSPIEPFSGGEKTRLALAILIWQKPNLLLLDEPTNHLDLSMRDALTFALQDYQGALIVVSHDRHLLSTTTDQFWLVANGKVETYEGDLEDYRDFIKANQVVSNVDKTEAAVDSSSSVDRKAQKREEAEARQRTAQARKPIEQKLKKLEPQLGKLQSKLAELQAWLGDESAYAPENKQQLQDTLKEESALKLEVEQVEEEWLTLQMELEEISQS; this comes from the coding sequence ATGATTGTCATCAAGCAACTCGTTTTACAGCGCGGGCAAAAAGTACTTCTCAACCAAGCAAATGCCACTATTTTCCCCGGCCAAAAAGTCGGTTTGATTGGTCGAAATGGGATGGGAAAATCTAGCCTATTTAGTATGTTCTTAGGCGAATTTCCTCCTGATCAGGGTGATTTAAGTATCCCCGCTAATTGGGTAGTTGCCCATGTTGCTCAGGAAACGCCTGCGCTAGAAACATCTGCATTAGATTACACACTAGATGGTGATCGTGAATTACGCGAAGTAGAAGCCAAACTGGCAAAAGCAGAGGCGGATCATGACGGTACCGAAATTGCGCACTGTCATGATCATTTACACGCAATTAATGGTTATTCTGCCCGCGCAAGAGCCGGGGAGTTGTTGTCAGGCTTAGGTTTTAAGCATGAGCAATTGAATAATCCGGTGAAGAGCTTTTCTGGTGGTTGGCGTATGCGCTTAAACTTAGCGCAAGCATTGATGTGCCGTTCAGATTTTCTATTACTAGATGAACCGACCAACCACTTAGATTTAGATACCGTCATTTGGTTAGAAAACTGGTTGACCCGCTATCAGGGTACGCTTGTTTTAATCTCACACGATCGGGATTTTCTCGATAATACCGTGACAGGCATCTTACATTTAGAAAATCAGCTATTAACGCTTTATACCGGTAACTATGCTGATTTTGAGCGTCAAAGGGCAGAAAAGCTCTCTCAACAGCAGCAATTATTTGATAAGCAGCAAAGAGAAGCGGCTCATCTACAGTCATTTATTGATCGTTTCCGGGCTAAAGCAACTAAGGCTCGTCAGGCACAAAGCCGAATTAAAGCCTTAGAAAAAATGGAGCGCGTGGCGGCCGTTCGTGTCGAATCTCCATTTACTTTTTCATTTAGAGAGCCAGAAAGTTTACCGCACCAATTGCTTTCACTAGATCATGTAGACGGCGGGTACGCTGATAAAGTGATTTTAAAAGGGGTGAATCGCGCGATTGTTTCTGATATGCGCATTGGTTTGATTGGGGTAAACGGTGCGGGTAAATCGACACTGGTGAAAATGCTTGCTGGTGAGTTATCTCCACTGAGTGGGGAGCGAAAAGAAGGTAAAGGGCTAAAAATTGGATACTTTGCCCAACAGCAACTAGAGCAACTAGATCCTAAAGCATCTGCCTTGTTACACCTTCAGCGTTTAGACCCACAAGCGCGTGAACAAGAGCTAAGAGACTTCTTAGGTGGCTTCTTATTTGCTGGCGATATGGCGACATCGCCTATCGAGCCTTTCTCGGGCGGTGAAAAGACACGTCTAGCGTTGGCTATCTTAATCTGGCAAAAGCCAAACCTCTTATTGCTAGATGAACCGACCAACCACTTGGATTTATCTATGCGTGACGCGCTAACATTTGCGCTGCAAGATTACCAAGGCGCATTGATTGTGGTTTCGCATGACCGACATTTATTGAGTACAACCACTGATCAATTCTGGTTGGTGGCAAACGGTAAAGTGGAGACTTACGAAGGCGACTTGGAGGATTACCGTGATTTTATTAAGGCCAATCAGGTTGTATCGAATGTAGATAAAACCGAGGCAGCGGTTGACTCAAGTTCGTCTGTTGATCGTAAAGCACAAAAACGTGAAGAGGCCGAAGCGCGCCAGCGTACTGCTCAGGCAAGAAAACCAATTGAACAAAAGTTAAAAAAACTGGAGCCTCAATTAGGGAAATTGCAATCTAAACTAGCTGAGTTACAAGCTTGGTTGGGCGATGAGTCTGCTTATGCACCTGAAAATAAGCAACAGTTGCAAGACACTTTAAAAGAAGAGTCCGCATTAAAACTGGAAGTAGAGCAGGTGGAAGAAGAGTGGCTAACCCTGCAAATGGAGTTAGAGGAAATTTCGCAGAGCTAG
- a CDS encoding DUF1289 domain-containing protein, which yields MSDRPDSPCVALCSTALGDEVCQGCGRTFVEVANWVLMTDDEKELVWQRLTLAWQSIGQTPPWVSDK from the coding sequence ATGAGTGATCGTCCAGATTCACCCTGTGTTGCTTTGTGCTCTACGGCACTTGGTGATGAAGTTTGCCAAGGATGCGGCCGAACGTTTGTCGAGGTTGCTAATTGGGTGTTAATGACAGACGATGAAAAAGAACTAGTGTGGCAGCGCTTAACGTTAGCGTGGCAATCAATTGGTCAAACACCGCCATGGGTATCGGATAAATGA
- the pgi gene encoding glucose-6-phosphate isomerase, which produces MQPTIFHSSAWQALEKHQRSTAQWQMRDLFSTDPERFNRFSIEAACILLDFSKNRINRETIALLSDLALAAGLPLEMEKMRQGVPINVSENRAVLHVALREQGDYPYQVNGEPILPGIRKVLRQMRRFVDHVLTGAWTGFTDKKITDVVNIGIGGSDLGPRMAVEALQPYANTGVKCHFLSNIDPEHIHQVLAGLNPETTLFIVVSKSFSTLETQLNAVAARKWLVDALGDESAVAKHFVGVTTNKAAATAFGIQVDNLFEMWDWVGGRYSVWSAVGLILAFAIGMDEFEAFLAGGASMDQHFFSAPIDQNMPIIMALIGIWYNTFYKAHTHAVMPYVQGLQRLPAHLQQLDMESNGKRAGKQGEPILFDTGPVIWGDVGVNVQHAFFQLLHQGTRLVPCDFIATVNPHFEVNAHQANLLANCLAQSEALMKGKTTSEAQREMLKAGLSEQQIEALLPHKVFPGNQPSNTLLLRKLDPKTLGALLALYEHKVFVQGVIWGINSFDQWGVEYGKQLALDILPLLSSEKEKTNAHDPSTMGLIQYFHQHRHSME; this is translated from the coding sequence ATGCAACCAACTATTTTTCATTCCTCTGCTTGGCAAGCGCTAGAAAAACACCAACGCAGTACCGCACAATGGCAAATGCGCGATCTATTTTCTACCGACCCAGAGCGTTTTAATCGTTTTTCGATAGAAGCGGCTTGCATCTTGTTGGATTTTTCTAAAAATCGTATTAACCGTGAAACAATTGCTTTGCTTAGCGACTTGGCATTGGCTGCTGGCTTGCCATTAGAAATGGAAAAAATGCGGCAAGGTGTGCCGATTAATGTGAGTGAAAACCGTGCTGTATTGCATGTGGCGCTAAGAGAGCAGGGCGATTACCCCTACCAAGTCAACGGTGAACCAATCCTTCCCGGTATTCGAAAAGTACTGCGCCAAATGCGCCGATTCGTTGATCATGTATTAACAGGAGCTTGGACTGGCTTTACCGATAAAAAAATTACCGATGTCGTAAATATTGGTATTGGTGGATCTGATCTTGGTCCTCGTATGGCGGTTGAGGCGTTGCAACCCTATGCGAATACTGGTGTGAAATGTCATTTTCTTTCAAATATCGATCCTGAACATATTCATCAAGTCCTTGCCGGACTAAACCCGGAAACGACTTTATTTATTGTGGTTTCAAAATCTTTTTCCACGCTAGAAACGCAGTTAAATGCGGTGGCGGCAAGGAAGTGGTTAGTCGATGCCCTTGGTGATGAAAGTGCGGTGGCAAAACATTTTGTAGGTGTAACGACAAATAAGGCCGCAGCGACTGCATTTGGTATCCAAGTCGATAATTTATTTGAAATGTGGGATTGGGTTGGCGGACGGTATTCTGTCTGGTCTGCGGTGGGGTTGATTCTGGCATTTGCGATTGGAATGGATGAGTTCGAAGCATTTTTAGCTGGCGGCGCTTCGATGGACCAGCATTTTTTCTCTGCGCCAATTGATCAAAACATGCCAATTATTATGGCGTTAATTGGTATTTGGTATAACACCTTTTATAAGGCTCATACTCACGCTGTGATGCCTTACGTGCAAGGTTTGCAGCGCTTGCCTGCACACTTGCAACAACTAGACATGGAATCAAACGGAAAACGGGCAGGTAAGCAGGGCGAACCCATCTTATTTGATACTGGTCCTGTGATTTGGGGAGATGTTGGTGTCAATGTGCAGCACGCCTTTTTCCAATTATTGCATCAAGGAACTCGATTAGTACCTTGCGATTTTATTGCGACAGTTAACCCTCATTTTGAGGTGAATGCTCATCAAGCGAACTTATTAGCCAACTGCCTTGCGCAAAGTGAAGCATTAATGAAAGGGAAAACCACGTCAGAAGCCCAGCGTGAAATGTTAAAGGCGGGATTATCTGAACAGCAAATTGAGGCGTTACTGCCGCACAAGGTTTTCCCTGGTAACCAACCATCTAATACGCTTTTATTAAGAAAGTTAGACCCGAAAACGCTTGGTGCATTATTGGCGCTTTATGAACACAAAGTCTTTGTTCAAGGTGTGATTTGGGGAATTAACTCTTTTGATCAATGGGGGGTAGAATACGGTAAGCAATTGGCATTAGATATCTTGCCATTGCTCTCTTCTGAAAAAGAAAAGACAAATGCACATGACCCCTCTACAATGGGATTAATTCAGTATTTCCATCAGCATCGACACTCTATGGAGTAA
- a CDS encoding HAD family hydrolase, which translates to MYPLIASDLDGTLLDENHRINDFTADVLNQYLALKTELVLATGRHHLDVRGITGKLNKQPWLITSNGATLHSPSGELMFKATVEKWIVETLIKEFHANDAVWLNIYHEDAWLINKEAKGLEEYHAESGFFYEIQDLSKHTGDDVLKVLLVGDHEGLKEIEPYLRSNFSDHAHITFSADTCLEVMPKSTSKGSTLKHLLAHLNIHASDCIAFGDHLNDIEMLQTVGTACVMKNATKGLVDAVPTAKRIGFHYESAVANRLLDALK; encoded by the coding sequence ATGTATCCACTTATTGCCTCTGATTTAGATGGCACGCTACTAGATGAAAATCATCGTATTAATGATTTTACAGCGGACGTACTTAACCAATATTTAGCCTTAAAAACCGAGTTAGTATTAGCTACAGGCCGTCATCATCTCGATGTAAGAGGGATAACCGGTAAGCTAAACAAACAACCTTGGTTAATTACCTCTAATGGCGCTACATTGCACAGCCCAAGTGGTGAACTAATGTTCAAAGCAACGGTTGAAAAATGGATTGTAGAAACCCTGATCAAAGAATTTCACGCGAATGACGCGGTTTGGTTAAATATCTACCATGAAGATGCTTGGCTAATTAACAAAGAAGCAAAAGGTCTGGAGGAATACCACGCAGAGTCTGGCTTCTTTTATGAAATTCAGGATTTAAGCAAACACACAGGCGATGATGTACTGAAAGTGTTGCTAGTGGGGGATCATGAGGGATTAAAAGAAATAGAACCTTACCTGCGCTCTAATTTCTCTGATCATGCCCACATTACTTTTTCAGCAGATACATGCCTAGAAGTCATGCCCAAATCGACAAGCAAGGGCTCGACACTAAAGCATTTGTTAGCGCACCTAAACATCCACGCGAGTGATTGTATTGCATTTGGTGATCATCTAAATGATATAGAAATGCTACAAACCGTGGGAACCGCTTGTGTAATGAAAAATGCGACTAAAGGGCTAGTGGATGCTGTGCCCACCGCTAAACGCATTGGTTTTCATTATGAGTCAGCCGTGGCTAATCGCTTATTAGATGCTTTGAAATAA
- a CDS encoding DUF2238 domain-containing protein, with product MTLKSPLNPNQSLIILSIGWSLGLILSYMIAVDKLTWILEVFPCLLALPILWFYQHKIRFTSFLYGVILLHGWILMMGGAYTYAKVPLGFEIQSWFSLSRNPYDKIGHFYQGFGPALICREVFICQSIVTGRKMANFLCISVVMLISSSYELIEWVAALILNQGADQFLGTQGDPWDTQSDMAFALFGGLVALFLFSRLQDKALLKRA from the coding sequence ATGACGCTTAAATCTCCATTAAATCCTAACCAATCCCTGATTATTCTCTCAATAGGATGGAGCCTAGGTTTAATCCTTAGCTATATGATTGCAGTCGATAAGTTAACTTGGATATTAGAAGTGTTTCCTTGTTTACTAGCACTACCCATTCTCTGGTTCTATCAGCACAAAATCCGTTTTACTAGTTTTCTATATGGTGTGATTCTTTTGCACGGTTGGATTTTGATGATGGGCGGTGCGTATACCTATGCCAAAGTCCCACTTGGCTTTGAGATTCAATCTTGGTTTAGTCTTTCTAGAAACCCATACGACAAAATTGGTCACTTTTATCAAGGTTTTGGGCCTGCATTGATCTGTAGAGAAGTGTTTATCTGCCAATCTATTGTTACAGGTAGAAAAATGGCGAATTTTCTTTGCATATCGGTTGTGATGCTCATTAGTTCATCTTATGAACTGATTGAATGGGTTGCTGCTCTCATATTAAACCAAGGGGCCGATCAATTTTTAGGCACGCAAGGTGACCCTTGGGATACTCAATCCGATATGGCTTTCGCCTTATTTGGCGGGTTGGTCGCTTTATTCTTATTTAGCCGATTACAAGATAAAGCATTATTGAAACGTGCCTAA
- a CDS encoding trans-sulfuration enzyme family protein, with amino-acid sequence MREPNNPLHLDTLLLHGDVGDDVSIVPPIYYSATFRAEDASAFAEMANTPRHSRYYTRYGNPVHDRVAAILAQLEGTDTALLTGAGMGAISTAVLALVSAGDHVVAQTRHYMSTTKLFDEVLPRFGVTVTLVEQTNVEAIAAAIQDNTRLIMLETPANPTLQLTDLSAIADIAKQNGILTIADNTLASPVNQQPHHLGIDIVVHSATKYLGGHHDITAGVICCNHELGEKIWSMHTTLGSVLSPMDAWLLLRGLRTLSVRVERINQNALALANWLAVHPLIESVYYPGLTSHPQHELAKRQMSGFGAVIAFAVKGGYQETSQFVSNVKLATHAVSLGGVDSLLVHTAAMWSGTMNEEQMKAANIPPNFVRMSVGLEHIQDLQADLDRALRLSQPQ; translated from the coding sequence ATGCGTGAACCAAATAACCCGCTTCACCTAGATACCTTGTTGCTACATGGGGATGTAGGGGATGATGTGTCGATTGTGCCGCCTATTTATTATTCGGCAACGTTTCGTGCGGAGGATGCATCTGCCTTTGCCGAAATGGCAAATACCCCCCGTCACAGCCGCTATTACACCCGCTATGGTAACCCTGTTCATGACCGTGTCGCTGCGATACTGGCGCAATTAGAAGGAACTGATACCGCATTGCTAACGGGGGCCGGAATGGGCGCAATCAGCACGGCGGTGTTAGCGCTTGTCTCCGCAGGGGATCATGTCGTGGCGCAAACGCGGCATTACATGAGTACAACGAAGCTTTTCGATGAAGTACTGCCTAGATTTGGCGTGACCGTTACCTTGGTTGAACAAACAAATGTTGAAGCTATTGCCGCAGCGATTCAAGACAACACTCGCTTGATTATGCTGGAAACACCGGCAAACCCAACGCTTCAACTAACTGATTTATCTGCTATTGCCGATATTGCGAAACAAAATGGGATATTGACCATTGCGGATAACACCTTGGCCAGCCCTGTAAACCAGCAACCGCATCATCTCGGTATTGATATTGTGGTTCATAGTGCCACCAAGTATCTAGGTGGCCATCACGATATTACAGCGGGTGTTATTTGCTGCAACCATGAGTTGGGCGAAAAAATTTGGTCGATGCATACGACTTTAGGTTCTGTGTTATCTCCCATGGATGCTTGGCTGCTACTACGTGGGTTACGTACACTAAGCGTAAGGGTAGAGCGGATTAATCAAAATGCATTGGCACTGGCCAATTGGCTAGCTGTCCATCCATTGATTGAGTCCGTCTACTACCCAGGGTTAACGTCTCATCCACAACATGAACTAGCAAAACGACAAATGTCTGGTTTTGGTGCTGTTATTGCATTTGCGGTAAAAGGGGGTTATCAGGAAACTAGTCAGTTTGTTTCTAACGTAAAACTAGCTACCCATGCTGTGAGCTTGGGGGGCGTGGATTCTTTACTGGTTCATACCGCCGCGATGTGGTCTGGCACAATGAATGAAGAGCAAATGAAGGCGGCTAATATTCCGCCTAATTTTGTACGGATGTCTGTTGGCTTGGAGCATATTCAAGATCTTCAAGCAGATTTGGATAGGGCATTACGGTTAAGCCAACCTCAATAA
- a CDS encoding CinA family protein has protein sequence MHTDPHPDSSLYQLAYSVGDALKARNWFCSTAESCTGGGIASALTAIPGSSEWFFGGWVCYSNMAKEHQLGVQPQTLLNFGAVSEETVKEMAEGARHASHADIAVAVSGIAGPSGGSAEKPVGLVCIAWATATHTETAKFIFDGGRSDVRYQTIITTLNGILKLCCVS, from the coding sequence ATGCATACCGACCCACATCCAGATTCCTCTCTATACCAACTTGCGTATTCAGTTGGTGATGCACTCAAGGCCAGAAATTGGTTTTGTTCAACAGCGGAATCTTGTACGGGTGGCGGGATTGCTAGTGCATTAACGGCGATCCCGGGCAGTTCAGAATGGTTTTTTGGTGGGTGGGTTTGCTACAGCAATATGGCTAAAGAGCATCAGTTAGGTGTACAGCCGCAAACACTACTTAACTTTGGTGCCGTTAGCGAGGAAACCGTCAAAGAAATGGCAGAAGGGGCTAGGCACGCTAGCCATGCAGATATTGCCGTAGCCGTCAGTGGCATTGCCGGTCCTAGTGGTGGTTCTGCAGAAAAACCAGTTGGATTGGTTTGTATTGCATGGGCAACCGCTACGCATACCGAAACCGCAAAATTTATCTTTGATGGCGGGCGAAGCGATGTGCGATACCAAACCATTATCACGACATTAAATGGTATTTTGAAGTTGTGTTGCGTCTCTTAG
- the trmB gene encoding tRNA (guanosine(46)-N7)-methyltransferase TrmB, producing the protein MSSNDPIETQPEETKNEHGHIKSFVRRAGRVTEGQQRALNNLWPTYGIAYEQKQLVLDAAFGRQAPCVLEIGFGMGGATAEIAAAAPETDYLALEIHPPGVGNLLKLIEEKSLNNIRIIQHDAVEVLRDMIPEGSLAGVHIYFPDPWHKKRHNKRRLIQSPFIANLVKYIKPGGYLHCATDWEDYAIQMLEVLSAEQQLQNTADGYAPRPEWRPLTKFEQRGIRLGHGVWDLLFTKK; encoded by the coding sequence ATGTCTTCAAATGATCCAATCGAAACCCAGCCAGAAGAAACTAAAAATGAGCATGGGCACATTAAAAGTTTTGTCCGTAGAGCAGGACGAGTGACCGAAGGTCAGCAACGTGCACTGAATAACCTCTGGCCAACATACGGCATCGCATACGAACAAAAGCAACTTGTGTTAGACGCTGCATTTGGTCGGCAAGCACCATGTGTACTGGAAATTGGATTTGGCATGGGCGGAGCGACAGCAGAAATCGCTGCAGCAGCGCCAGAAACAGATTACCTTGCGCTTGAAATTCACCCGCCAGGCGTAGGTAATTTATTAAAGCTTATTGAAGAAAAATCGCTAAATAATATTCGCATCATTCAGCATGATGCTGTCGAAGTATTAAGAGATATGATCCCAGAAGGGAGCCTAGCAGGTGTACATATCTACTTCCCTGATCCATGGCACAAAAAGCGCCACAACAAACGTAGACTAATCCAATCTCCATTTATCGCTAATCTGGTGAAATATATAAAACCAGGTGGTTATCTGCATTGCGCGACAGATTGGGAAGACTACGCCATTCAAATGCTAGAAGTGTTATCTGCAGAACAACAACTGCAAAATACTGCTGATGGCTATGCACCAAGACCGGAGTGGCGCCCACTAACCAAGTTCGAGCAAAGAGGTATCCGGCTTGGTCACGGCGTTTGGGATTTGTTGTTTACGAAGAAGTAA
- a CDS encoding YkgJ family cysteine cluster protein, whose protein sequence is MSNECMSCGACCAAFKVTFHRSERDDEPWGKVPYGLADDETDSLCRMRGTDYARPRCVALIGKVGESVRCGIYEERPSPCREFAPMSAVGVFIPACNRARSTHGLPPLPL, encoded by the coding sequence ATGAGTAATGAGTGTATGAGTTGTGGTGCTTGCTGCGCGGCATTTAAAGTCACCTTTCACCGCTCGGAAAGAGACGATGAGCCTTGGGGTAAAGTGCCATATGGTTTGGCGGATGATGAAACCGATTCTTTATGCCGCATGAGGGGGACGGATTATGCCCGCCCAAGATGCGTCGCACTGATTGGCAAAGTAGGGGAGTCTGTTCGATGCGGTATTTACGAAGAGCGCCCCTCTCCGTGTAGAGAGTTTGCGCCGATGTCTGCTGTTGGGGTCTTTATTCCTGCCTGTAATCGGGCCCGTAGCACACATGGATTACCTCCTCTACCATTATAA
- a CDS encoding tRNA dihydrouridine synthase, which yields MKIVFAPMEGVADALMREVVTQLSPVDWCVTEFIRVTGTLLPARQFYRVMPELKNAGKTQAGVPVKAQLLGSDAICMADNAARVAELGSFAVDLNFGCPAKLVNKHGGGAILLDHPEVLYSIVSEVRRAVPSHIPVTAKMRLGVKDTSLTLDCAKALESAGAAELVVHARTKVDGYRPPAHWEWIGRIADHVSIPVIANGEVWTVEDYLKCKSVSGIDDIMIGRGLLSRPDLAKQIRYHLNGQSVEEAWLAWESLWPIFQTYFELICGKVEPKFAGGRFKQWLGYLRKGYSQAESFFMLVRPMSHPTEIRAFLASLNQPMEQVS from the coding sequence ATGAAGATTGTTTTTGCCCCAATGGAAGGGGTGGCCGATGCATTGATGCGTGAGGTGGTTACGCAATTATCTCCAGTGGATTGGTGTGTAACCGAATTTATCCGTGTTACGGGTACTTTACTTCCTGCAAGGCAGTTTTATCGCGTGATGCCAGAATTAAAAAATGCTGGCAAAACGCAGGCGGGTGTACCTGTAAAAGCGCAACTATTAGGTAGTGATGCTATTTGTATGGCAGATAATGCGGCGAGAGTCGCAGAACTGGGTTCTTTTGCGGTAGATCTTAATTTTGGATGCCCCGCAAAATTAGTGAATAAACACGGTGGCGGAGCCATCTTATTAGATCATCCGGAAGTGCTGTATTCCATTGTGTCAGAGGTAAGGCGCGCAGTACCTAGTCATATTCCCGTCACCGCTAAAATGCGCTTGGGAGTGAAAGATACCTCATTAACACTAGACTGTGCCAAAGCATTGGAAAGCGCAGGCGCGGCGGAATTAGTGGTGCATGCTAGAACTAAGGTGGATGGATATCGCCCACCAGCGCATTGGGAATGGATTGGACGAATTGCAGATCATGTTTCGATCCCAGTGATCGCGAATGGCGAAGTGTGGACCGTCGAAGATTATCTAAAGTGCAAATCTGTTTCGGGTATCGATGACATTATGATTGGACGAGGCCTGCTTTCAAGACCCGACCTGGCAAAACAAATACGCTATCACCTAAATGGGCAATCAGTAGAAGAAGCTTGGTTGGCATGGGAAAGCCTTTGGCCTATCTTTCAGACATATTTTGAGCTAATTTGTGGAAAAGTAGAGCCCAAATTCGCCGGTGGTCGGTTTAAACAATGGCTTGGCTACCTTCGAAAAGGATATTCACAGGCCGAGAGTTTTTTTATGTTGGTTCGCCCGATGAGCCATCCAACAGAAATTCGAGCTTTTCTAGCATCACTTAATCAACCAATGGAGCAAGTATCATGA
- the torT gene encoding TMAO reductase system periplasmic protein TorT, translating to MSPSHAANWYPVKVLKDGLAESYTPITKVKKHWRVCVLLPHGKDKYWWGVTQGIDQDAKRLNVNVAILEAGGYDKLDNQRKQWLQCDQQNADAFVIASISQQAFASEIQKAVKEGKPVIDLVNGINSTDVTSRSELSFADMASAAGRYILSDAKGKPIKIAWFPGPKDAGWVKDAENGINTLFANANVTVIHGGYGPTDRSSQAGLIRRYFSSHLPPDFILGNAVAIDAAASFMRLSQGRSKLVSIYATSDIVNLIRSGDVMAAPSDSPVIQGRIALDLAVRALEGEVVPKQVSPEIIMLDHFNIKKLDLSSLLPIDGQRMILRAFK from the coding sequence ATGAGTCCAAGCCATGCTGCAAATTGGTATCCGGTAAAAGTCTTAAAAGATGGCTTGGCAGAGTCCTACACGCCGATTACCAAAGTAAAAAAGCATTGGCGGGTCTGTGTATTGCTTCCCCATGGAAAAGATAAATATTGGTGGGGGGTAACGCAGGGTATTGATCAAGATGCAAAACGGTTGAATGTCAACGTTGCCATATTAGAAGCGGGTGGATATGACAAGTTAGATAATCAGCGTAAACAGTGGTTGCAGTGTGATCAGCAAAATGCAGATGCCTTTGTGATTGCCTCTATTTCACAGCAAGCCTTTGCTAGTGAAATTCAAAAAGCAGTAAAAGAGGGAAAGCCTGTTATTGATTTAGTGAATGGGATTAACTCGACGGATGTGACATCTCGTTCTGAACTCAGCTTTGCGGATATGGCTTCTGCTGCGGGTAGGTATATTCTTAGCGATGCAAAAGGCAAGCCAATCAAGATTGCTTGGTTTCCTGGCCCCAAAGATGCGGGCTGGGTAAAAGATGCTGAAAATGGCATTAATACATTATTTGCAAATGCAAACGTGACGGTGATTCATGGTGGTTATGGGCCAACAGATAGATCATCGCAAGCGGGATTGATTCGCCGCTATTTTTCTAGTCATCTTCCTCCTGATTTTATTTTAGGTAATGCAGTGGCTATTGATGCTGCAGCTAGTTTTATGCGGTTATCTCAAGGGCGGAGTAAGCTGGTTTCTATTTATGCGACGAGTGATATTGTGAATTTGATTCGCTCGGGTGACGTAATGGCTGCACCATCGGATTCTCCTGTGATTCAAGGTCGTATTGCACTTGATTTAGCAGTGAGAGCATTGGAAGGTGAGGTTGTGCCTAAACAAGTTAGCCCAGAAATTATCATGCTAGATCATTTCAATATCAAAAAATTAGATCTATCTAGTCTGTTGCCTATTGATGGCCAACGTATGATTTTAAGAGCGTTTAAGTAA